TGCCCTACTCTCACATGGGGAATCCCCACACTACCATCGGCATTACTGCGTTTCACTTCTGAGTTCGGTATGGAGTCAGGTGGGACCACAGCACTCTGGCCATCAGGAAAATTCTTTCCATCTATCTATTCTTTTTTCTATCACGTTACTTATTCTACTATTACTCGATGTAACGCATAGTCTCTTCTTTATTTCTCTAAAAACAAGCTGTCTGAACCTTTCTTCATTCATCTTTCGTTATCTTCTATAACCAATCTTTACCCTACATCAACTCCAAAACACTTGAGGTTGTATGGTTAAGCCTCTCGGGCAATTAGTATGGGTTAGCTCAATGTATCACTACACTTACACACCCCACCTATCTACGTCGTAGTCTCCAACAACCCTTACAGTCTTATAGACTGGGAGAACTCATCTCTTGGCAAGTTTCGTGCTTATATGCTTTCAGCACTTATCTCTTCCGCATTTAGCTACCCAGCAATGCCTCTGGCGAGACAACTGGAACACCAGTGATGCGTCCACTCCGGTCCTCTCGTACTAGGAGCAGCCCCAATCAATTCTCCAACGCCCACGGCAGATAGGGACCGAACTGTCTCACGACGTTCTAAACCCAGCTCGCGTACCACTTTAAATGGCGAACAGCCATACCCTTGGGACCTACTTCAGCCCCAGGATGTGATGAGCCGACATCGAGGTGCCAAACACCGCCGTCGATATGAACTCTTGGGCGGTATCAGCCTGTTATCCCCGGAGTACCTTTTATCCGTTGAGCGATGGCCCTTCCATTCAGAACCACCGGATCACTATGACCTGCTTTCGCACCTGCTCGACTTGTCTGTCTCGCAGTTAAGCTTGCTTCTACCATTGCACTAACCTGACGATGTCCGACCGTCATTAGCAAACCTTCGTGCTCCTCCGTTACTCTTTGGGAGGAGACCGCCCCAGTCAAACTACCCACCAGACACTGTCCGAGACCACGTTTCGTAATCTTCGTTAGAACATCAAACGTTAAAGGGTGGTATTTCAAGGACGCCTCCACAATGACTAGCGTCACTGCTTCAAAGGCTCCCACCTATCCTACACATCAAAATTCAATGTTCAGTGTCAAGCTATAGTAAAGGTTCACGGGGTCTTTCCGTCTAGCCGCGGGTACACCGCATCTTCACGGCGATTTCAATTTCACTGAGTCTCGGGTGGAGACAGCCTGGCCATCATTATGCCATTCGTGCAGGTCGGAACTTACCCGACAAGGAATTTCGCTACCTTAGGACCGTTATAGTTACGGCCGCCGTTTACTGGGGCTTCGATCAGGAGCTTCTCTTTCGATAACACCATCAATTAACCTTCCAGCACCGGGCAGGCATCACACCCTATACGTCCACTTTCGTGTTTGCAGAGTGCTGTGTTTTTAATAAACAGTTGCAGCCAGCTGGTATCTTCGACTTACTTCACCTTCGTCCGCAAGGGACTACAATTACCATAAGCGCACCTTCTCCCGAAGTTACGGTGCTATTTTGCCTAGTTCCTTCACCCGAGTTCTCTCAAGCGCCTGAGTATTCTCTACCTGACCACCTGTGTCGGTTTTCAGTACGGTTTAGATAAACCTGAAGCTTAGTGGCTTTTCCTGGAAGCGTGGTATCAGTTACTTCGTGTCCGTAGACACTCGTCATCAGTTCTCAGTGTTAAGAGAGACCGGATTTGCCTAATCTCTCCACCTACCGCCTTAAACAGACATCCAACAGTCTGCTAACCTAACCTTCTCCGTCCCCACATCGCAGTTTATCCAAGTACGGGAATATTAACCCGTTTCCCATCGACTACGCTTTTCAGCCTCGCCTTAGGGGCCGACTCACCCTGCCCCGATTAACGTTGGACAGGAACCCTTGGTCTTCCGGCGAACGAGTTTTTCACTCGTTTTATCGTTACTTATGTCAGCATTCGCACTTGTGATACGTCCAGCAAACCTCTCGATTCACCTTCATCCGCTTACACAACGCTCCCCTACCCAACAGACTTTCGTCTGATGCCGCAGCTTCGGTGACTAGTTTTAGCCCCGTTACATCTTCCGCGCAGGCCGACTCGACTAGTGAGCTATTACGCTTTCTTTAAATGGTGGCTGCTTCTAAGCCAACATCCTAGCTGTCTAAGCCTTCCCACTTCGTTTCCCACTTAACTAGTACTTTGGGACCTTAGCTGGCGGTCTGGGTTGTTTCCCTCTTCACGACGAACGTTAGCACCCGCCGTGTGTCTCCTATGCATTACTCTTCGGTATTCGCAGTTTGCATCGGGTTGGTAAGCCGGGATGGCCCCCTAGCCGAAACAGTGCTCTACCCCCGAAGGTATTCACATAAGGCTCTACCTAAATAGATTTCGGGGAGAACCAGCTATCTCCCGGTTTGATTGGCCTTTCACCCCCAGCCACAAGTCATCCGCTAATTTTTCAACATTAGTCGGTTCGGTCCTCCAGTTAGTGTTACCCAACCTTCAACCTGCCCATGGCTAGATCACCGGGTTTCGGGTCTATACCTTGCAACTACATCGCCCAGTTAAGACTCGGTTTCCCTACGGCTCCCCTATTCGGTTAACCTTGCTACAAAATATAAGTCGCTGACCCATTATACAAAAGGTACGCAGTCACAGATTGCTCCGCTCCCACTGCTTGTACGTACACGGTTTCAGGTTCTATTTCACTCCCCTCACTGGGGTTCTTTTCGCCTTTCCCTCACGGTACTGGTTCACTATCGGTCAATCAGGAGTATTTAGCCTTGGAGGATGGTCCCCCCATCTTCAAACAGGATATCACGTGTCCCGCCCTACTTATTGTAAGCTTAGTTCCACAAAAAACTATTTAAGTACGGGGCTATCACCCGCTATGGCTCGACTTCCCAGACGATTCCTCTTAATTTATTGCTAAAACTTACTGGCTCTTCCGCGTTCGCTCGCCGCTACTGACAGAATCTCGGTTGATTTCTTTTCCTCGGGGTACTTAGATGTTTCAGTTCTCCCGGTTTGCTTCCTTAGCCTATGTATTCAGCTAAGGATAGTAGATTCTTCATCTACTGGGTTTCCCCATTCGGATATCTTGGATTAAACGCCTCTTATCGACTCATCCAAGCTTTTCGCAGATTAGCACGTCCTTCTTCGCCTCTGATTGCCTAGGCATCCACCGTGTACGCTTAGTCACTTAACCATACAACCTCAAATATTTTGGATTTGTGTTGATATCGGTAAACAACTGGTTATTTGCTTGTGTGCTTTTGTTCACACAAGGCTTTTCTTTACTCAGACTTTTTGGCGTGATGAGAAAACTCTTAATAATATATTAAGTAGATTACTCAACACCGCTTGAAAAAATCTCAATTTTCAGCTTGTTTCTAAATTTTTAAAGAACAGATATAACAATTAAAGTTAATTAATCATCATACTTAAATTCATGTTATTTATCATCTCTTATATAAACGTATATAAGCAACATAACCTTAAGTATGATGAATTGGTGGAGATAAGCGGGATCGAACCGCTGACCTCCTGCGTGCAAGGCAGGCGCTCTCCCAGCTGAGCTATATCCCCATTCCATCTTCCGTTTGTCACTCACTTACGAGTGGTGGGTCTGAGTGGACTTGAACCACCGACCTCACCCTTATCAGGGGTGCGCTCTAACCACCTGAGCTACAGACCCAACGGATGACCTTAATTATTCTCTTATCAGACAATTTGTGTGAGCGCTTATTAACGCAATTCGTCGTTGGTAAGGAGGTGATCCAACCGCAGGTTCCCCTACGGTTACCTTGTTACGACTTCACCCCAGTCATGAATCATACCGTGGTAAACGCCCTCCCGAAGGTTAAGCTATCTACTTCTGGTACAACCCACTCCCATGGTGTGACGGGCGGTGTGTACAAGGCCCGGGAACGTATTCACCGCAACATTCTGATTTGCGATTACTAGCGATTCCGACTTCATGGAGTCGAGTTGCAGACTCCAATCCGAACTTAGACGTACTTTGTGAGATTCGCTCCATGTCGCCATCTTGCTTCCCTCTGTATACGCCATTGTAGCACGTGTGTAGCCCTACTCGTAAGGGCCATGATGACTTGACGTCATCCCCACCTTCCTCCAGTTTATCACTGGCAGTCTCCTTTGAGTTCCCGGCATAACCCGCTGGCAACAAAGGATAAGGGTTGCGCTCGTTGCGGGACTTAACCCAACATTTCACAACACGAGCTGACGACAGCCATGCAGCACCTGTCTCAGAGCTCCCGAAGGCACTCCCGTATCTCTACAGGATTCTCTGGATGTCAAGAGTAGGTAAGGTTCTTCGCGTTGCATCGAATTAAACCACATGCTCCACCGCTTGTGCGGGCCCCCGTCAATTCATTTGAGTTTTAGCCTTGCGGCCGTACTCCCCAGGCGGTCGATTTATCGCGTTAGCTTCGGGGACCAAACTCAAAGCCCAATCCCCAAATCGACATCGTTTACAGCGTGGACTACCAGGGTATCTAATCCTGTTTGCTCCCCACGCTTTCGCACATGAGCGTCAGTATATTCCCAAGGGGCTGCCTTCGCCTTCGGTATTCCTCCACATCTCTACGCATTTCACCGCTACACGTGGAATTCTACCCCTCCCTAAAATACTCTAGCGACCCAGTATGAAATGCTATTCCTAGGTTAAGCCCAGGGCTTTCACATCTCACTTAAGTCACCGCCTGCGTGCCCTTTACGCCCAGTCATTCCGATTAACGCTCGCACCCTCCGTATTACCGCGGCTGCTGGCACGGAGTTAGCCGGTGCTTCTTCTGTAACTAACGTCATACCCAAGTGCTATTAACACCCAAGCTTTCCTCATCACCGAAAGAACTTTACAACCCGAAGGCCTTCTTCATTCACGCGGCATGGCTGCATCAGGGTTCCCCCCATTGTGCAATATTCCCCACTGCTGCCTCCCGTAGGAGTCTGGACCGTGTCTCAGTTCCAGTGTGGCTGGTCATCCTCTCAGACCAGCTAGAGATCGTCGGCTAGGTGAGCCCTTACCTCACCTACTACCTAATCCCACTTGGGCTCATCTCATGGCAGGTGGCCCGAAGGTCCCACCCTTTCATCTCTCGATTATACGCGGTATTAGCTACAGTTTCCCGTAGTTATCCCCCTCCATAAGCCAGATTCCCAAGCATTACTCACCCGTCCGCCACTCGTCAGCATAAGTACAAGTACTTACCCGTTACCGTTCGACTTGCATGTGTTAAGCCTGCCGCCAGCGTTCAATCTGAGCCATGATCAAACTCTTCAATTTAATCTTTTCGCTCAATCAATACTGACTCTATTACTTCTTTATGAATTTTCAAGTTAGCACTCATTAAGTCTTGTCTTTATATACTTATAACTACAAATTAACATCAACAAGTGCCCACACAAATTGTCTGATACATTATTAAAGAACAAAACAACGACGCACTATCAAATCAATCTTATTAATTCACAACAGCGCGTCGTTGTGTGGTGCGTATTATAGGTATTTCTAAAACGCACGCAAGTACTTTTTGCAAAAATATTTGAAAATTACATCAAAAGATGAAAAATAAATCAAATTGATTGATTCTTAACAACAAGCGGTTAATTTGTCTCTATATTTTGTAACTCTAACTGGATTAATTTTTCAAATCCCCACTGTTTCATCATATTTTCCCGTGCAGAAAAATTACTTAACACTCCTGTATAAAATGCATAATTAGGCAAAATATGATTGCTTTCATTACCTTCTTGCTGTTTTTTTTCTGTTAAATTTAATAACGAGATTACTCTTTTAGCAATACCATTACCTGGGTCAATCATAAATGATATATTTGGTAATAATTGTTGTAATTCATTTTTTACTAGAGGGAAATGAGTACAGCCTAAAATAACCGTATCAAGTGTCGGATGATTTTGCCACGGTAAAATAATACGCTGTAGCCGATTCATATCAACTTTTCCCGTTTGCTGTTTTTCTTCTACAATTTCTACTAAATCTGTACTACCAATTTTCTCTACGACACAATCACGAGCATATTTTTCAATAAGTTCATCCACATAAGGACGCATTACCGTGCCTTTTGTCGCCAATAAGCCAATAGTTTTGGTTTGAGAAATTTCAGCAGCAAGTTTTATTGCAGGAACAGTGCCTACAATCGGAAAAGAAAATTGCTCTCTTAATGCAGGTAAAACAACAGTACTTGCGGTATTACAAGCTACAATCACCATATCAAGCGGATAGATTTCCGCAATTTTTTGCACTATTTTCTTAGCTTGAGAAATTAATAGCGCATCAGATTTCTCAGAATAGGGGAAATAAGCATTATCGAAGCAATATAAATAATGAGCATTAGGCAAACTTTCTCGAATTGCATCGTAAATAGTTAGCCCACCGATTCCTGAATCATAAAGAAGAATTGTTGGTTGCATAAAACACCCAGAAAGAAATTTTAGAAATGCTACTCTGTTCTATGTAAGGATTCAAATGAAAATTGTGGCAAAAAAAGTTCATAAATTGCAAATGGGTAATCCTTCAATGTGAAATAGGAACGACGAGCGTAAAGCCCAGCCCCCTCATCAAATGCCCATTCTAAATTAAGCCTTTTAGGGTTTTGTGGGAATAGCCATAAACCTATGGGCTTTTCTCCTAGTGTTAAAATCTCTTGTGCCACATTCTGTACCGTAGTTTCTGCTAAGATCGTTTGAGCGAAAATACTGGGAATACCATCAGATTTCAATACCACTTCCCGTAACCAAGCGGTCTGTTGTGATGAATTTTTTGCAAACTGTGGCAAAGAACTTACCGCTTGCCATTTTTGTTCCGTTAGCTCAACGGTCAGCGATTGACAAATTCCTTGTAATTTTTGTGTTAAAGAACCTGTGTAGCCAACCCATTCTCTCACCGATTGCGGTAACAAATGTAGATCTGTGTGCCATTTCGTTCGACAAAAAATCTCACGGTATGCAGAAAAAGGTAAATTATTCATTTAATCTCACCGCTTGTTATGCATTACTGTATATCGTTTTTTGCTCAAGCCAACGAGCAATCAACTGTTGTGCAATTTCTGGGGATTGTACGCTCAGCTGTTTGGCGTATCGCTGAACAAGCGGTAACATTTTTCTATCCCGCATTAAATTCGCAATTTTGAATTCTGCAATGCCTGTCTGCTTTGTGCCAAGCACTTCGCCCGGTCCTCGAATTTCAAGATCTTTTTCCGCAATGATAAAACCATCTTGGCTATCCCGTAATACACCTAGCCTCTTTTGAGATATTTTTCCTAACGGTGCTTTATACATTAAGACACAATGAGATGCCGTTGCACCCCGTCCTACTCGTCCACGCAATTGGTGAAGTTGTGCTAGCCCTAACCGTTCTGAATTTTCAATAATCATTAAACTTGCATTGGGTACATCAACCCCAACTTCAATAACCGTTGTTGCTACCAATAGATCTAAATTTCCCGCCTTGAATTCTGCCATAACAGCTTGTTTTTCCTGCGGTTTCATTCGCCCGTGAACTAAACCAATGCGTAAGTCAGGCAAGGCTCGTTGTAAATCTTCTGCCACCGCCACTGCAGCTTGTGCTTCCAGCACTTCTGATTCATCAATTAAGGTACAAACCCAATAGGCTTGACGTTGTTCATTTTTACAGGCTTGGTAAACCCGGCGAACAATTTCATCACGACGATCATCTGAAATAACAACCGTTGTAATCGGCGTTCGACCTGAGGGAAGCTCATCAATAATCGAGGTATCTAAATCCGCATAGACCGTCATTGCCAATGTTCTCGGAATTGGTGTTGCGGTCATAATTAGCTGGTGTGGATAAATATTGCCTGCAACCCCTTTTTCTCGCAATGTTAGCCGTTGATGTACACCAAAACGGTGCTGTTCATCAATAATTACTAAGGCAAGATCGGCAAATTCTACTTGCTCTTGAAAAAGGGCGTGTGTACCAATAATCATCTGAACATCACCCTTTTTAATTGCTTCTAACTGAGCGGTACGAGCTTTACCTTTCACTTTACCCGCCAGCCAACCGACTTCAACTCCAAAAGGAGCAAGCCAATTAGCAAAATTGGTGGCGTGCTGTTCTGCCAAAATTTCTGTTGGTGCCATTAGTGCAACTTGTTTGCCATTATCAATCGCCAATAAACTGGCTAACGCTGCAACCAACGTTTTTCCAGAGCCGACATCGCCTTGTACTAATCGCATCATTGGATAAGATTTAGCAAGATCCTGTTCAATATCTTCCGTTACCCTCACTTGAGCATTCGTTGGTTTAAAGGGTAAACTTGCCAAAAACTGCCGTTTAATATCCGTTTGATACAATAGAGGCTGAGAGAAATGTTGCTGT
This portion of the Vespertiliibacter pulmonis genome encodes:
- the murI gene encoding glutamate racemase; the protein is MQPTILLYDSGIGGLTIYDAIRESLPNAHYLYCFDNAYFPYSEKSDALLISQAKKIVQKIAEIYPLDMVIVACNTASTVVLPALREQFSFPIVGTVPAIKLAAEISQTKTIGLLATKGTVMRPYVDELIEKYARDCVVEKIGSTDLVEIVEEKQQTGKVDMNRLQRIILPWQNHPTLDTVILGCTHFPLVKNELQQLLPNISFMIDPGNGIAKRVISLLNLTEKKQQEGNESNHILPNYAFYTGVLSNFSARENMMKQWGFEKLIQLELQNIETN
- a CDS encoding chorismate--pyruvate lyase family protein, which produces MNNLPFSAYREIFCRTKWHTDLHLLPQSVREWVGYTGSLTQKLQGICQSLTVELTEQKWQAVSSLPQFAKNSSQQTAWLREVVLKSDGIPSIFAQTILAETTVQNVAQEILTLGEKPIGLWLFPQNPKRLNLEWAFDEGAGLYARRSYFTLKDYPFAIYELFLPQFSFESLHRTE
- the recG gene encoding ATP-dependent DNA helicase RecG, encoding MNQQLLDGVPLTALSGVGAVIAEKLSRIGINNVQDLLFHLPIRYEDRTRITPIIDLRPDTYATIEGIVQLTEVQYGKRPILSTTLSDGTSKITLKFFNFNAGMKNSLVAGTRVKAFGEVKRGRYMAEIHHPEYQIIRGNEPLVLAETLTPIYSTTEGLKQASLRKLTDQALAILERVKVVELLPDEFNPHRYSLKEALQLLHRPPPTISADQLDKGEHPAQKRLIFEELLAHNLAMQQIRVGVQQHFSQPLLYQTDIKRQFLASLPFKPTNAQVRVTEDIEQDLAKSYPMMRLVQGDVGSGKTLVAALASLLAIDNGKQVALMAPTEILAEQHATNFANWLAPFGVEVGWLAGKVKGKARTAQLEAIKKGDVQMIIGTHALFQEQVEFADLALVIIDEQHRFGVHQRLTLREKGVAGNIYPHQLIMTATPIPRTLAMTVYADLDTSIIDELPSGRTPITTVVISDDRRDEIVRRVYQACKNEQRQAYWVCTLIDESEVLEAQAAVAVAEDLQRALPDLRIGLVHGRMKPQEKQAVMAEFKAGNLDLLVATTVIEVGVDVPNASLMIIENSERLGLAQLHQLRGRVGRGATASHCVLMYKAPLGKISQKRLGVLRDSQDGFIIAEKDLEIRGPGEVLGTKQTGIAEFKIANLMRDRKMLPLVQRYAKQLSVQSPEIAQQLIARWLEQKTIYSNA